The DNA segment AATGTGATTGGTGCAAGAAGGGCTTCATGGAGGATAATCTCATCAATTGAGCAGAAGGAAGAGAGCCGTGGAAATGAAGACCATGTTAGCAGCATTAAAGAATACAGAGGCAAAATTGAGGCTGAACTCAGCAAGATATGTGATGGGATTTTGAACCTCCTCGAGTCCCATTTAATACCAGTTGCCTCAACAGCCGAGTCCAAAGTCTTTTACTTGAAGATGAAAGGTGATTACCACAGGTACTTGGCTGAGTTTAAGACAGGGGCAGAAAGGAAAGAAGCCGCAGAGAACACTTTATTAGCCTACAAGTCTGCTCAGGTAGGTGATCCATAGTTAGCTCTTCGTTTCCTCACCTCGTTAATGCATATAACAATGATTTGAGTTGTTTTATCATTTGTGTCTTGTGATCTAGGATATTGCTTTGGCTGAGCTGGCTCCTACTCACCCAATCAGGCTGGGACTTGCCCTTAACTTTTCAGTGTTCTATTATGAAATTCTCAACTCATCGGATCGTGCTTGTAACCTTGCAAAGCAGGTACctttctcagcttctgttgaTTCATTTAACTTGGATTATCATCTTATGTTTGATTGATCGATTGTGCTTAGGCTATGAAACAGTGAGATATTTGTTCTACTTTTAAATTGCATGTGGGAATAAAGAACTAACTTTAGCTTTTgatgtttgttgttgttggatttACTTGCCTATTCCGTTCCGCTCCATGAAAGATAGTTTTATTCGTAATACTTAGTATTCGAAAAAAAGGATGTAAAGAGAAAACAGCGCTGCAACTCCAGACTCCAGAGGTTTGGGCAGTGTATATCTTTTAGATGAAGTGGGGTTTGTGGAGTGTATATCTATTCTAAATCTCACTATATGTGGGCCACACAATATTATTATGACAACGATTGACGAGACAAGAAATTGCATGGGCTAGTTGCAAAACGAGATTGCTTTTCTTTAGTTAGCATGGAGGTAAGAATCACATTGAAATATCTGAATATTTTTTTTGCTTATGCGTGAGCAACCACCATTTAGTTCGCAATCGGCTTTCGGTAACCCAAAGAATAAATCCCTTGTCCAGTGCGAGTTCACGAAGGAAAAGACAACCCAAAGTCCAGTCATATATACATTGCTAAGACAAAACGGAGGACTACGAATGAGCATCATCTTGCTATTACATAATTGTAGGATAAAGGAAATTGACATCGTTAGGTATTAAGTGATGTACTTGTCACATCGCAGTTATACCATATCATATGATCTTTTGAGTAGATACATATCAAGTCTCATAGATGCCATTTTGTGATTCCCCGCATTCCTGCCGAGGGAGAGTGAACGGAATAGGATTGTCCAAAGACCGTGAGCTTAAAGCCATCCTAGACTTACAAGTTTTGTTTGAAGATGCCTTGTGGTTCAGCTTAATGCAATTCTTTATGGATGAATCTAGCTTGTATAGATATCCAAACATATGAATGTTTAAAGAGATGTATAGTTTTAATTTGTGGTTTGTTGTTAGAGTTAAATGGGATGGGACTTGATTGTTCTTTTCCACAATATAGTTGTCTCTTAAAGTTATAAGCCTT comes from the Nicotiana tabacum cultivar K326 chromosome 14, ASM71507v2, whole genome shotgun sequence genome and includes:
- the LOC107793853 gene encoding 14-3-3 protein 4-like isoform X1, producing the protein MAESTREENVYMAKLAEQAERYEEMVEFMEKVAKTVDVEELTVEERNLLSVAYKNVIGARRASWRIISSIEQKEESRGNEDHVSSIKEYRGKIEAELSKICDGILNLLESHLIPVASTAESKVFYLKMKGDYHRYLAEFKTGAERKEAAENTLLAYKSAQDIALAELAPTHPIRLGLALNFSVFYYEILNSSDRACNLAKQLKQTKHFFWTNGLTS
- the LOC107793853 gene encoding 14-3-3 protein 4-like, whose amino-acid sequence is MAESTREENVYMAKLAEQAERYEEMVEFMEKVAKTVDVEELTVEERNLLSVAYKNVIGARRASWRIISSIEQKEESRGNEDHVSSIKEYRGKIEAELSKICDGILNLLESHLIPVASTAESKVFYLKMKGDYHRYLAEFKTGAERKEAAENTLLAYKSAQDIALAELAPTHPIRLGLALNFSVFYYEILNSSDRACNLAKQAFDDAIAELDTLGEESYKDSTLIMQLLRDNLTLWTSDSTDDAGDEIKEASKRESGDGEQ